The Falco peregrinus isolate bFalPer1 chromosome 1, bFalPer1.pri, whole genome shotgun sequence genome has a window encoding:
- the ZFP36L1 gene encoding mRNA decay activator protein ZFP36L1 yields MSTALVSPTIFDLSEVLCKSNKMLNYSPSGVGGCLLDRKAVGTPAGGGFPRRHSVTLPNSKFHQNQLLSSLKGEPAPMLGPRESRFRDRSFSEGGERLLQQKQPGGQVNSSRYKTELCRPFEENGACKYGDKCQFAHGIHELRSLTRHPKYKTELCRTFHTIGFCPYGPRCHFIHNAEERRAVAGGREPTVTDRPRLQHSFSFAGFPSTAASGLLDSPTSITPPPMLSADDLLGSPTLPDCASNPFTFSSQELVSLFAPSMGVQVPSGGSPTTFLFRPMSESPNMFDSPPSPQDSLSDQEGYLSSSSSSHSGSDSPILDTSRRLPIFSRLSISDD; encoded by the coding sequence AGCAATAAGATGTTGAATTACAGCCCGTCGGGTGTCGGTGGGTGCCTGCTGGACAGGAAGGCGGTGGGTACCCCGGCCGGCGGGGGTTTCCCTAGGAGGCACTCTGTCACCCTGCCCAACTCCAAGTTCCACCAGAACCAGCTCCTCAGCAGCCTGAAAGGGGAGCCGGCTCCCATGCTGGGCCCCCGGGAAAGCCGCTTCCGGGACCGCTCCTTCTCCGAGGGCGGCGAgcgcctgctgcagcagaagcagcccgGGGGACAGGTCAACTCCAGCCGCTACAAGACAGAGCTGTGCCGCCCCTTCGAGGAGAATGGCGCCTGCAAGTACGGCGACAAGTGCCAGTTCGCCCACGGCATCCATGAGCTGCGGAGCCTCACTCGCCATCCCAAGTACAAGACCGAGCTCTGCCGCACTTTCCACACCATCGGCTTCTGCCCCTACGGCCCGCgctgccacttcatccacaaCGCGGAGGAGCGCCGTGCCGTGGCGGGGGGCCGGGAGCCCACCGTCACCGACAGACCCCgcctgcagcacagcttcagCTTCGCCGgcttccccagcactgctgccagcgGGCTGCTGGACAGCCCCACTTCCATCACCCCGCCGCCCATGCTGAGCGCTGATGACCTGCTGGGCTCCCCCACCTTGCCTGACTGCGCCAGCAACCCCTTCACCTTCTCCAGCCAGGAGCTGGTCAGTCTCTTTGCCCCCAGCATGGGGGTGCAGGTGCCCAGCGGGGGCTCCCCCACCACCTTTTTGTTCAGGCCCATGTCTGAGTCTCCCAACATGTTTGACTCGCCGCCCAGTCCTCAGGACTCCCTCTCTGACCAGGAGGGCTAtctgagcagctccagcagcagccacagcggCTCAGATTCCCCTATCCTGGACACCTCAAGACGTCTTCCCATCTTCAGCAGACTCTCCATCTCCGACGACTAA